One Bacillus kexueae DNA segment encodes these proteins:
- the rocF gene encoding arginase — MKTNKISIIGVPMDLGQMRRGVDMGPSAIRYAGVIERLERLRYIIDDLGDIEIGRAERSDVKNVENLRNLKAVAEANEQLAVKVDEAVQSESFPLVLGGDHSIAIGTLAGVAKHYENLGVIWYDAHGDLNTAETSPSGNIHGMPLAVSLGIGHPSLTNIMGYTPKIKPENIVIIGARALDEGERELIKEKGIKVYTMHEIDRLGMTQVMEEAITYLRNRGTDGVHLSLDLDGLDPHDAPGVGTPVIGGISYRESHLAMEMLAESGIITSAEFVEVNPILDERNKTATVAVALMGSLFGEKLL, encoded by the coding sequence ATGAAAACAAACAAGATTTCAATTATTGGGGTACCAATGGATTTAGGTCAAATGCGACGAGGGGTAGATATGGGACCGAGTGCTATTCGGTATGCAGGAGTTATTGAACGCTTAGAACGTTTACGTTACATAATAGATGATTTAGGGGATATAGAAATAGGTCGAGCTGAGCGAAGTGACGTTAAAAATGTCGAAAATTTAAGAAATCTAAAAGCGGTTGCAGAAGCGAATGAGCAACTAGCTGTTAAAGTGGACGAAGCAGTCCAGTCGGAGTCATTTCCACTTGTATTAGGGGGAGACCACAGCATAGCAATCGGAACGCTAGCTGGTGTTGCGAAGCACTATGAAAATCTAGGAGTCATTTGGTATGATGCTCACGGTGATTTAAATACAGCTGAAACGTCCCCATCAGGGAATATTCATGGGATGCCACTTGCGGTAAGCTTAGGAATCGGTCATCCTAGTTTGACAAATATTATGGGATATACACCAAAAATCAAACCAGAAAACATTGTCATTATCGGTGCACGTGCGCTTGATGAAGGAGAACGTGAATTAATTAAAGAAAAAGGAATCAAAGTCTATACAATGCATGAGATCGACCGATTAGGAATGACACAAGTTATGGAAGAAGCGATTACGTATTTACGAAATCGTGGAACAGATGGAGTCCATTTATCTCTTGACCTAGATGGTCTTGACCCTCATGATGCCCCAGGGGTAGGTACTCCAGTGATTGGGGGAATTAGTTACAGAGAAAGTCATTTAGCAATGGAAATGCTAGCTGAATCCGGCATTATTACCTCTGCAGAATTTGTGGAAGTAAACCCAATTTTAGATGAGAGAAATAAAACTGCTACAGTAGCAGTAGCCTTAATGGGTTCTTTATTTGGAGAGAAACTTCTTTAA
- the sigW gene encoding RNA polymerase sigma factor SigW, translated as MDIIVKKRIKQIKKGDQEAFADIVDLYKDKIYQLCYRMLGNAHEAEDIAQEAFIRAYVNIHTFDVKKKFSTWLYRIATNLCIDRIRKKKPDYYLDAEVAGTEGLTMYSQVASDELKPDEEVEAMDLQDTIQKEILKLPDKYRSVIVLKYIDELSLQEISDILEIPIGTVKTRIHRGREALRKQLRHL; from the coding sequence ATGGACATAATTGTTAAAAAGAGAATTAAACAAATTAAAAAAGGTGATCAAGAAGCATTTGCAGATATTGTAGATCTATATAAGGATAAGATCTATCAATTATGTTATCGCATGCTAGGTAATGCACATGAAGCGGAAGATATTGCGCAAGAGGCGTTTATTCGTGCATATGTAAATATTCATACCTTTGATGTGAAAAAAAAGTTTTCAACATGGCTTTATCGGATTGCGACGAACTTATGCATTGATCGGATTCGAAAGAAAAAACCTGATTATTATTTAGATGCGGAAGTTGCGGGGACGGAAGGACTGACAATGTACTCACAAGTTGCATCTGATGAATTAAAGCCCGATGAAGAAGTCGAGGCGATGGATTTACAAGATACGATCCAAAAAGAAATCCTAAAATTACCTGATAAATACCGATCGGTCATTGTGCTAAAATACATTGATGAGCTGTCATTACAAGAAATATCGGATATATTGGAAATTCCGATTGGAACGGTAAAAACTAGAATCCATCGCGGACGGGAAGCATTGCGAAAACAATTACGTCATTTATAA
- a CDS encoding anti-sigma factor family protein has protein sequence MGCPSNVHDLIHRHMDGELNAEEEKRFKEHMQSCEECMKHYQELNKAVAFVQSTSHVHAPADFTANVMKKLPKEKRTVSMNRWFRSHPLLVAASLFILLMTGSLFTSYQEDKFSVTKHDNLVVENHTVIVPEGETVNGNIIVRNGDIKIEGKVNGDVTVINGDVINGDQYLASAGQVTGQIEEVDQLFEWLWFELKSLAKEVVNIFEK, from the coding sequence ATGGGCTGTCCTTCAAATGTACATGATTTAATTCATCGTCATATGGATGGTGAATTAAACGCTGAAGAAGAAAAACGATTTAAAGAACATATGCAAAGCTGTGAAGAATGCATGAAACATTATCAAGAGCTTAATAAGGCTGTAGCTTTCGTGCAGAGCACGTCTCATGTACATGCTCCGGCAGACTTTACAGCTAATGTGATGAAAAAGCTACCAAAGGAAAAACGAACGGTGAGCATGAATCGCTGGTTTCGAAGTCATCCATTACTTGTGGCTGCCTCGCTATTCATTTTATTGATGACAGGAAGCCTCTTTACATCGTATCAAGAAGATAAATTTAGTGTAACAAAACATGATAATCTAGTGGTTGAAAATCATACAGTTATTGTTCCTGAAGGCGAAACCGTAAACGGAAATATCATTGTACGAAACGGCGACATTAAAATTGAAGGAAAGGTTAATGGAGATGTGACGGTCATCAATGGAGATGTCATTAATGGTGATCAATATTTAGCATCTGCAGGACAAGTAACCGGCCAAATTGAAGAAGTGGATCAGTTATTTGAATGGCTTTGGTTTGAGTTAAAGTCATTGGCGAAAGAGGTCGTGAATATATTTGAGAAGTAG
- the cdaA gene encoding diadenylate cyclase CdaA yields the protein MALGDFPVLQYLGDIIDILLVWYVIYKLIMVIRGTKAVQLLKGITVIIVVRILSQYLGLNTLQWLMDQALTWGFLAIIIIFQPELRRALEQLGRGRIFSRGVVQEDEEHSKMVEAITKATEYMAKRRIGALVTIERETGMGDYIETGIPLNANISSELLINIFIPNTPLHDGAVIIQNDQVAAAACYLPLSESPFISKELGTRHRAAVGISEVTDSLTLVVSEETGSISLTKNGELHRNLTVDQLRDMLNSEFNSSKVASSSLWQWRAKKNG from the coding sequence ATGGCCTTAGGTGACTTTCCTGTATTACAATACCTTGGCGATATTATTGATATACTCCTCGTTTGGTACGTTATTTACAAACTGATTATGGTAATCAGGGGGACGAAGGCTGTACAACTTTTAAAAGGGATTACAGTCATCATTGTCGTGCGAATTTTAAGTCAGTATTTAGGACTGAATACGCTGCAATGGTTAATGGACCAAGCGTTAACATGGGGGTTCTTAGCGATTATAATCATCTTCCAGCCTGAGCTACGGCGCGCGCTCGAACAGTTAGGGCGGGGACGAATATTCTCGCGTGGAGTTGTGCAAGAAGATGAAGAACATTCAAAAATGGTTGAGGCGATTACAAAAGCAACCGAATACATGGCGAAGCGACGAATTGGTGCGCTTGTAACTATCGAACGTGAAACGGGTATGGGAGACTATATTGAAACGGGTATTCCGTTGAATGCCAACATCTCATCCGAGTTGTTAATTAATATTTTCATTCCAAATACCCCTTTACATGACGGGGCAGTCATTATTCAAAATGACCAAGTAGCAGCAGCAGCATGCTATCTACCTTTGTCAGAAAGTCCATTTATCTCTAAAGAGCTTGGTACGAGACACCGTGCTGCTGTAGGGATTAGTGAAGTAACCGATAGTCTTACATTAGTTGTGTCTGAAGAGACAGGAAGTATTTCCTTAACGAAAAATGGAGAGCTACATCGGAATTTAACAGTCGATCAATTGCGGGATATGTTAAATTCGGAATTCAATAGCTCAAAAGTTGCTTCTTCAAGCCTATGGCAATGGAGGGCGAAGAAAAATGGATAA